In a genomic window of Pirellulales bacterium:
- a CDS encoding aldehyde dehydrogenase family protein — protein MLNIPVLRWGKPYDSLEKDEVVHFITGEPIARVSQANGGLLQRDMRHAATARKRLREIPTDDLIARVKKAGELYLNATLPIGDGTQSPDEFVRAQSASTGLPEHMCRANMQKNLFVLSHMDQMLDALTRGLPLEILSRGYGVENRGVIVSFQAQTNAVGLVLPSNSPGVHTLWLPVIPMQIGLVLKPGPQEPWTPYRMAAAFVSAGIPAEAISVYPGGGDVGAAVLASCDRSMIFGGTATVDRYKGNPRVQAHGPGFSKILLGDDVVDRWPEYLDLMVESIYVNSGRGCINCSGVWASRHTREIATALAERLGPIEPKPPEDPQAGLAAFTVPAAATGIWNAIEADLRESGVEHSTGPYGPRLEEHERYGYVRPVVAHCDSPAAAIAKKEYMFPFATVVKCPQEQMIDAVGPTLVCTAITNDEPFQQALTDATHIDRLNLGPIPTTKLNWLQPHEGNIVDFLFRARALQRDEGRGMRGEGK, from the coding sequence ATGTTGAACATCCCTGTCTTGCGTTGGGGCAAACCGTACGACTCGCTGGAGAAGGACGAGGTCGTTCACTTCATCACCGGCGAGCCGATCGCGCGGGTGAGTCAGGCGAACGGCGGGCTGTTGCAGCGCGATATGCGCCATGCCGCTACCGCTCGCAAGCGGCTGCGTGAGATTCCGACTGACGACTTGATCGCCCGCGTCAAGAAGGCCGGCGAACTCTATCTCAACGCCACGCTGCCGATTGGCGACGGCACGCAGTCGCCCGATGAATTCGTCCGCGCGCAATCCGCCTCGACCGGTCTGCCCGAGCACATGTGCCGGGCGAACATGCAGAAGAACCTGTTCGTGCTCTCGCACATGGATCAGATGCTCGACGCGCTGACCCGCGGGCTGCCGCTGGAAATCTTGAGCCGCGGCTACGGCGTCGAGAATCGCGGCGTGATCGTCAGCTTTCAGGCGCAGACGAACGCCGTCGGGCTCGTGCTGCCTTCCAACTCGCCCGGCGTGCATACGCTTTGGCTACCCGTGATTCCGATGCAGATTGGGCTGGTGCTCAAGCCGGGTCCGCAAGAGCCGTGGACGCCCTATCGCATGGCGGCCGCGTTTGTTTCTGCCGGAATCCCGGCCGAAGCGATCTCGGTCTATCCAGGGGGCGGCGACGTCGGAGCGGCAGTGCTGGCAAGCTGCGATCGGAGCATGATCTTCGGCGGCACGGCGACCGTCGATCGCTACAAGGGGAACCCGCGAGTCCAGGCGCACGGTCCGGGCTTCAGCAAGATTCTGCTGGGGGACGACGTGGTCGATCGTTGGCCTGAGTATCTCGACCTGATGGTCGAAAGCATCTACGTCAACAGCGGCCGCGGCTGCATCAATTGCTCGGGCGTTTGGGCCTCGCGGCACACGCGCGAAATCGCCACAGCGCTCGCCGAGCGGCTGGGGCCGATCGAGCCGAAGCCGCCTGAGGATCCGCAGGCGGGTTTGGCGGCCTTCACCGTGCCCGCCGCCGCGACCGGCATCTGGAACGCCATCGAAGCCGACTTGCGCGAATCCGGCGTCGAGCATTCCACCGGTCCCTATGGTCCGCGGCTTGAGGAGCATGAGCGCTACGGCTACGTGCGGCCCGTCGTCGCGCATTGCGATTCGCCGGCGGCGGCGATTGCAAAGAAAGAATACATGTTCCCATTCGCGACGGTCGTAAAATGCCCACAGGAGCAGATGATCGACGCGGTTGGTCCGACCCTCGTCTGCACGGCGATCACCAACGACGAACCCTTCCAACAAGCGCTCACGGACGCCACGCACATCGATCGCCTGAACCTCGGCCCGATCCCCACCACCAAGCTCAACTGGCTCCAGCCGCACGAAGGAAACATCGTGGATTTCCTGTTCCGCGCCCGGGCGTTGCAAAGGGATGAGGGACGAGGGATGAGGGGCGAGGGAAAGTAG
- a CDS encoding iron-containing alcohol dehydrogenase: MIPFDFHPRTRIVFGPGKVDALGELAGELGARRVLVVSDPGIIAAGHTEHGLAALRRAGIETHLFDGVTENPTTDDVESGLALARRYEPELLVGLGGGSSMDCAKGINFLFTNGGRMQDYLGVGKATRPMLPMIAVPTTAGTGSETQSFALISDAQSHVKMACGDKKAAFRIALLDPSLTVTQPRRVTALTGIDAIAHALETYVTRSRNPASLAFSREAWLLLGENFARVLDDPNDLPARSGMQLGACFAGLAIENSMLGAAHALANPLTTNYQIVHGQAVGLMLPHVIRFNGAEVNGWYHDLLECTAAGNGFPAAETGADGLAGFVAELAHHAELPSRLSECGVDPNRLPQLAAEAAKQWTGSFNPRKVDEAELLALYRAAY, encoded by the coding sequence ATGATCCCCTTCGACTTCCATCCTCGCACGCGGATCGTGTTCGGCCCCGGTAAGGTCGATGCACTGGGGGAATTGGCCGGCGAACTCGGGGCGCGGCGCGTACTCGTGGTGAGCGATCCGGGCATCATCGCCGCGGGCCACACCGAGCACGGGCTGGCGGCGCTGCGGCGGGCGGGGATCGAAACGCATTTGTTCGACGGCGTCACCGAGAATCCGACTACCGACGATGTCGAGTCCGGGCTGGCGCTCGCCCGACGCTACGAGCCGGAATTGCTCGTGGGTCTCGGCGGCGGCAGCTCGATGGATTGCGCCAAGGGGATCAACTTCCTGTTCACCAACGGCGGGCGGATGCAGGATTACTTGGGCGTCGGCAAGGCCACGCGGCCGATGCTCCCGATGATCGCCGTCCCCACCACCGCCGGCACGGGGAGCGAAACGCAGTCGTTCGCCTTGATCTCCGACGCCCAATCGCACGTCAAGATGGCCTGCGGCGACAAAAAGGCGGCATTCCGCATCGCCCTGCTCGACCCCTCGCTTACGGTCACGCAGCCGCGGCGCGTGACCGCGCTCACCGGAATCGACGCGATCGCTCATGCGCTCGAAACCTACGTCACGCGGTCGCGCAATCCGGCGTCGTTGGCTTTCAGTCGCGAGGCGTGGTTGTTGCTCGGCGAGAATTTTGCCCGTGTGCTCGACGATCCGAATGACCTGCCGGCCCGCAGTGGAATGCAACTCGGGGCGTGCTTCGCCGGGCTGGCGATCGAGAACTCGATGCTCGGGGCGGCCCATGCCCTGGCCAATCCGCTCACAACCAACTATCAGATCGTTCACGGCCAAGCGGTTGGATTGATGCTGCCGCACGTGATCCGTTTCAACGGGGCGGAGGTGAACGGCTGGTATCACGATCTGTTGGAATGCACGGCGGCGGGCAATGGTTTTCCTGCCGCCGAGACTGGGGCCGACGGGCTGGCCGGCTTTGTGGCCGAATTGGCTCACCATGCCGAGCTGCCAAGCCGACTTTCCGAATGCGGTGTCGATCCGAACCGGCTGCCGCAACTGGCCGCCGAAGCGGCGAAGCAATGGACCGGCAGCTTCAATCCGCGTAAGGTGGATGAGGCGGAGTTGTTGGCGCTGTATCGGGCAGCGTATTGA
- a CDS encoding FHA domain-containing protein, with protein sequence MQITFKVVSGKHAGQKLRIPGPQFLIGRGDECQLRPNSDLVSRNHCVVLVGSDGAVVRDLQSRNGTFVNHERITGDRQLQQGDRLTIGQLSFEVEIKTSDAAVSSANQPVARPKILDLKEAAERPGPKDEDDADVMEWMKEVPGIASRDTVRLDAVTGSGVDLNDTIVVRPAADDEQQPTPSADPSKSAPAHKRPTHHPHAKDSVEAASMALKNLFRSR encoded by the coding sequence ATGCAAATCACTTTCAAGGTTGTCTCAGGGAAGCACGCCGGGCAGAAACTGCGAATCCCTGGCCCGCAGTTTCTCATCGGTCGCGGCGATGAGTGTCAGCTTCGCCCGAATAGCGATCTGGTGAGTCGTAATCATTGCGTTGTGCTCGTGGGGAGCGATGGGGCGGTGGTTCGCGATCTGCAGAGCCGCAATGGCACGTTCGTCAATCACGAGCGAATCACCGGCGACCGCCAACTTCAACAGGGAGATCGCCTGACCATTGGACAGTTGAGCTTCGAGGTCGAGATCAAGACCAGCGACGCGGCCGTTTCCTCGGCGAATCAACCGGTCGCGCGTCCCAAGATTCTCGATCTGAAGGAGGCGGCCGAGCGCCCCGGTCCTAAGGACGAGGACGACGCCGACGTGATGGAATGGATGAAGGAAGTGCCGGGCATTGCCTCGCGCGACACGGTCCGGCTCGACGCCGTTACGGGATCGGGCGTTGACCTGAACGATACGATCGTCGTGCGGCCTGCCGCGGACGATGAGCAGCAGCCGACGCCATCCGCCGATCCGAGCAAATCGGCGCCGGCCCACAAGCGGCCTACGCATCATCCGCATGCCAAAGACAGCGTGGAGGCCGCGAGCATGGCCTTGAAAAACTTGTTCCGAAGCCGCTAA
- a CDS encoding PQQ-binding-like beta-propeller repeat protein — protein sequence MPRRCLALVNRASLLASQQWHTLFLALIAASIAFGVCRLGCTADAIAAVDLAGRDWPLVRGDAWASGVARSTLPDNLDAVWKFEVPKGGFAATPIVVEGMVYIGDLDGAFRAIDLASGKEHWKFTSQDGFNASAAVRNGLIYVGDTGGTFYCLDAATGKPKWSFKTEAEIDSSANFFKDTVLFDSQDATFYSLNAKSGKEAWRFKLEEQLRCSPTVVEDRAFLAGCDGKFHVVELNKGTEVGAVDIDSPTGSTPAVRGDAVYFGTQGGVFFAIDWKKATVLWKWTDANDAEIVSSAAVLPEEVIFASHRQVRALNPQSGKLLWKFATHGRADCSPVVVGDRVFFGGTDGRITALDRASGKKVWEYEAGGSFTGSPAVASNRILIASDDGIVYCLGAKTP from the coding sequence ATGCCCAGGCGATGTTTAGCGCTGGTCAACCGCGCTTCACTGCTGGCAAGCCAGCAGTGGCACACGCTATTTCTCGCCTTAATCGCGGCTTCGATTGCTTTTGGCGTCTGCCGCCTCGGTTGTACCGCCGACGCGATCGCGGCTGTTGACCTTGCCGGCCGCGATTGGCCGCTAGTGCGCGGCGATGCGTGGGCCAGCGGCGTGGCCCGGTCTACGCTTCCGGACAATCTCGACGCAGTTTGGAAATTCGAGGTCCCCAAAGGGGGCTTTGCCGCGACACCGATTGTCGTCGAGGGCATGGTGTACATCGGCGATCTGGACGGCGCGTTTCGAGCGATCGATCTCGCCTCCGGCAAGGAGCATTGGAAATTCACTTCGCAAGACGGATTCAACGCCTCTGCGGCCGTTCGCAACGGGCTGATCTACGTTGGCGACACCGGCGGCACGTTCTACTGCCTCGATGCCGCCACCGGCAAGCCGAAGTGGTCTTTCAAGACGGAGGCCGAGATTGATTCCAGCGCCAATTTCTTCAAAGACACCGTGCTGTTCGACTCGCAGGACGCCACGTTCTATAGCCTCAATGCCAAGAGCGGCAAAGAGGCTTGGCGGTTCAAGCTCGAGGAACAACTCCGCTGCTCGCCGACCGTGGTCGAGGACCGGGCGTTCCTCGCCGGTTGCGACGGCAAGTTTCACGTGGTCGAATTGAATAAGGGGACCGAAGTCGGGGCGGTTGATATCGATTCGCCGACCGGCTCGACTCCCGCGGTGCGCGGAGATGCTGTCTACTTCGGCACGCAAGGGGGCGTGTTTTTTGCCATCGATTGGAAGAAGGCGACGGTGCTCTGGAAATGGACTGACGCCAACGACGCAGAGATCGTTTCCAGCGCGGCCGTATTGCCCGAGGAAGTGATCTTCGCCAGTCATCGGCAAGTGCGCGCGCTGAACCCGCAGTCGGGCAAGCTCTTGTGGAAGTTTGCAACTCACGGTCGCGCGGATTGCTCGCCGGTCGTCGTCGGAGATCGAGTGTTCTTCGGCGGCACGGATGGGCGGATTACGGCTCTCGATCGCGCCTCGGGAAAGAAGGTTTGGGAATACGAAGCCGGCGGCTCGTTCACCGGCAGTCCCGCCGTCGCTTCTAACCGCATCCTGATCGCCAGCGACGATGGAATTGTTTACTGCCTAGGAGCGAAGACGCCCTAA
- a CDS encoding coproporphyrinogen-III oxidase family protein yields MTTETTKTEVGSYFIANYPPFSQWTADALPEVRRALESPPVDVPLGLYLHIPFCRKRCKFCYFRVYTDKNAHEVEQYVAALSREIELVSRLPVMGGRPFRFVYFGGGTPSFLSAKQLTSLVDRLRANINWDHAEEVTFECEPGTLSEPKVHKLKELGITRISLGIENFSDAVLEENGRAHLSGEVYKSWQWIQDAAFPETNIDLISGMVGETWENWRENIRRTIDLSPDSVTIYQMELPFNTVYSQDILGNRIETPVADWPTKRAWVDHAFDELLAAGYSVSSAYTLVKDKNKVNFSYRDNLWRGSDLLATGVASFGHVSGVHYQNLPDWPQYVGPLERGELPLGRGMRPTPHQLLIREMILQLKTGRLDAAYFRDKFGAEIVDEWLDVWKQHQDDGYVELDGDEIRLTRAGLLHADGLLPAFFEPEFRDVRYT; encoded by the coding sequence ATGACCACTGAAACCACGAAGACCGAAGTCGGCAGTTATTTCATTGCCAACTATCCCCCCTTTTCGCAATGGACGGCCGACGCGCTGCCGGAAGTGCGGCGGGCGCTCGAGTCGCCGCCGGTTGACGTGCCGCTCGGTCTCTATCTCCACATTCCGTTTTGCCGCAAGCGCTGCAAATTCTGCTATTTCCGGGTCTATACCGACAAGAACGCGCACGAGGTCGAGCAATACGTCGCGGCCTTGTCGCGCGAGATCGAGTTGGTCAGCCGGCTGCCGGTGATGGGAGGCCGGCCGTTTCGGTTCGTCTATTTCGGCGGCGGCACGCCCTCCTTCTTGAGCGCCAAGCAGCTCACGTCGCTGGTCGATCGGCTTCGAGCGAATATCAATTGGGACCACGCCGAAGAGGTCACGTTCGAATGCGAGCCGGGGACGCTCTCCGAGCCGAAAGTCCATAAGCTCAAGGAACTCGGCATTACGCGGATCAGCCTCGGCATCGAGAACTTCAGCGACGCCGTGCTCGAGGAAAACGGCCGGGCGCACCTGTCGGGCGAAGTGTACAAATCCTGGCAGTGGATTCAGGACGCGGCGTTCCCCGAGACGAACATCGATCTGATCTCCGGCATGGTCGGCGAAACGTGGGAAAATTGGCGCGAAAACATCCGCCGCACGATCGACCTCTCGCCCGACAGCGTCACCATTTATCAGATGGAGCTGCCGTTCAACACAGTCTATTCGCAAGACATCCTCGGCAATCGCATCGAGACGCCCGTGGCCGATTGGCCGACCAAGCGGGCCTGGGTCGATCATGCGTTTGACGAGCTGCTCGCCGCGGGCTATTCCGTCTCGAGCGCCTACACGCTGGTAAAAGACAAGAACAAGGTGAACTTCAGCTATCGCGACAATCTCTGGCGCGGGAGCGATTTGCTCGCGACCGGCGTGGCCAGCTTCGGTCATGTGTCCGGCGTGCACTATCAGAACCTGCCCGACTGGCCGCAGTACGTCGGACCGCTGGAGCGCGGCGAGTTGCCGCTGGGTCGCGGAATGCGGCCGACGCCACACCAGCTTCTCATTCGCGAGATGATCCTCCAGCTCAAAACGGGCCGGCTCGACGCGGCCTATTTCCGCGACAAGTTCGGCGCGGAGATTGTTGACGAGTGGCTAGATGTTTGGAAGCAGCATCAAGACGACGGCTACGTCGAACTCGACGGCGACGAAATTCGCCTCACCCGCGCCGGCCTGCTCCACGCCGACGGCCTCTTGCCCGCCTTCTTCGAGCCGGAATTCCGCGATGTGCGGTATACGTAG